GCGATAGATCGTTCTGGTTTGTATTCGGAGATAAAAGCGACCTCGTTTATTCAATAAAGTTTTTCTCGATATTGGTTTGCTTCTTGGTGGCCTTTTTGCTCAACTTACAGTCCATCAGGTATTACAGCCATGCAAGCATCCTCATCAACGTGCCACTTAATAAGATGTCCCACCGACACCAGCATCTCACACTTGAATACGTAGCCAACACGGTGAACAGAGGCAGCTATTTTTGGTCTCTAGGACTGCGTGCCTTCTACTTCTCTTTCCCCCTCTTTTTGTGGATCTTTGGACCCCTTCCTATGTTCTTTTCTTGCATGGCCCTCGTTTTCATGCTGTACTTCCTCGATGTTACCTTCCAATTTGGGTGGGCCATTGGGGCTGTGGATGACAATGGCCACAACGAAGACGAGGAAGTAGGGGTGGTTCAACTCGATCGTAATCCCTCAAATTCCTATTACCAAATATAAGCAATGGTGGCGGCGTTACTTGGTTCAATCAAAGTTGAACCGAATTTGCTTTTTAAGTAATATTGGCGTGTATTTAGGTGGTTTCTACAGGTTTAAGGGCTTTTCACATCGGAAAATGGTTGAAGGAGAGGTGTTTCGTAAAGAGGAAACTAAATTGAAAACCGAATGCTTGCTTTTCCTTCAATAAATATTCACTTTACCTTACTAAGCAATGCTTTCTAATGTTAAGAAACTTACAAAAAAAGGTATGGCGTGTAATAATATATAACTCCAAAGTTTCTGTTTATTTAAAAGGAGGACTATTATTTAACTCCAAAGATGATATAATAGTGCAGGTTTTAGTTAATACATTTTTGAGGAAGTCAATTCAAAGACAAAAGAGTTTTTGGTCTAAGAGACATTGTTTTACCAAGTTGAGTTCATTTTGTACTTTTCTAGAATTTGGTGACGCCATAGCTACCTATTTGCACATGATATTATTCTCGGTTAAATTACTTGGAAAGTCTTTATATGATAggtatattattaaataaatcaatttagtttttatattattaaaaattgttgGTAATGTAAAAGAAAAGTACAATCCTACATTGGTTATGCATAAACTTTCAAGAGGATTCATACAAAGACTTGCCTCTTTTTCTCATTAAGTAATTGGAGTTAAAGACATAATTAACATGCATGTATTATTGTTTTACCGTGTGTATAAATAGAATAACGGTTTTGTTTTTGATATGAAAAAtctcttgaaaaattaatttttccatcaCA
This window of the Gossypium arboreum isolate Shixiya-1 chromosome 12, ASM2569848v2, whole genome shotgun sequence genome carries:
- the LOC108487612 gene encoding uncharacterized protein LOC108487612 isoform X1, translated to MSMEKQYLDSVLVPMGILLMVAYHLWLLYRILKHPTKTVIGINAINRRFWVQAMMEDGSKGVLAVQSLRNNIMASTLLASTAIMLSSLIAILMTGGSSASDRSFWFVFGDKSDLVYSIKFFSILVCFLVAFLLNLQSIRYYSHASILINVPLNKMSHRHQHLTLEYVANTVNRGSYFWSLGLRAFYFSFPLFLWIFGPLPMFFSCMALVFMLYFLDVTFQFGWAIGAVDDNGHNEDEEVGVVQLDRNPSNSYYQI
- the LOC108487612 gene encoding uncharacterized protein LOC108487612 isoform X2; its protein translation is MSMEKQYLDSVLVPMGILLMVAYHLWLLYRILKHPTKTVIGINAINRRFWVQAMMEDGSKGVLAVQSLRNNIMASTLLASTAIMLSSLIAILMTGGSSASDRSFWYYSHASILINVPLNKMSHRHQHLTLEYVANTVNRGSYFWSLGLRAFYFSFPLFLWIFGPLPMFFSCMALVFMLYFLDVTFQFGWAIGAVDDNGHNEDEEVGVVQLDRNPSNSYYQI